One segment of Manihot esculenta cultivar AM560-2 chromosome 4, M.esculenta_v8, whole genome shotgun sequence DNA contains the following:
- the LOC110613880 gene encoding magnesium transporter MRS2-1, which produces MADLKERLLPPKPASSINLRDASYRASASGRQPFQGVDVLGLKKRGQGLRSWIRVDSSGNSQVIEVDKFTMMRRCDLPARDLRLLDPLFVYPSTILGREKAIVVNLEQIRCIITADEVLLLNSLDSYVLQYVVELQRRLQTAGVGDVWQSEGADLNRRRSRNFDNVFGNPSPDDLPFEFRALEVALEAACTFLDSQAAELEIEAYPLLDELTSKISTLNLERVRRLKSRLVALTRRVQKVRDEIEQLMDDDGDMAEMYLTEKKRRMESSFYGDQSLMGFRSNDGGLSASAPVSPVSSPPESRRLEKSLSIARSRHESMRSLESSTESIEQLEMLLEAYFVVIDSTLNKLTSLKEYIDDTEDFINIQLDNVRNQLIQFELLLTTATFVVAIFGVVAGIFGMNFAIPLFDDAGAFKWVLVVTGVAGISIFCAFVWFFKYRRLMPL; this is translated from the exons ATGGCGGATCTCAAAGAGCGCCTGCTCCCACCAAAACCTGCATCATCTATAAATCTAAGAGATGCTTCTTATAGAGCATCTGCCTCTGGACGCCAACCTTTTCAAGGTGTTGATGTTTTGGGCTTGAAGAAGCGTGGCCAAGGGCTGCGGTCTTGGATTCGAGTTGATTCATCTGGGAACTCCCAGGTTATTGAGGTTGACAAGTTCACCATGATGCGTCGTTGTGATCTACCTGCTCGTGATCTACGTTTGCTGGATCCTTTGTTTGTTTATCCTTCAACTATTCTTGGCAGAGAGAAGGCAATAGTTGTAAATTTGGAGCAGATTCGATGTATTATCACTGCTGATGAGGTTCTGCTCCTAAATTCCCTTGACAGCTATGTCTTGCAGTATGTGGTGGAGCTACAACGGCGGTTGCAAACAGCTGGAGTAGGTGATGTTTGGCAGTCAGAAGGTGCTGACTTGAATAGAAGGAGAAGTAGGAATTTTGACAATGTATTTGGGAACCCGTCCCCTGATGATTTGCCCTTTGAATTTAGGGCCCTTGAAGTTGCTTTGGAAGCTGCCTGTACATTCCTTGATTCTCAG GCAGCAGAATTAGAAATTGAAGCATATCCATTACTAGATGAACTGACGTCCAAGATCAGTACATTAAACTTGGAACGGGTTCGCCGATTGAAAAGCAGACTTGTGGCCTTAACTCGGAGGGTTCAGAAG GTTAGGGATGAAATAGAGCAACTCATGGATGATGATGGAGATATGGCTGAAATGTATCTTACTGAAAAGAAAAGGCGGATGGAGTCATCATTCTACGGTGATCAGTCTTTGATGGGATTTAGATCAAATGATGGCGGTTTATCTGCTTCTGCTCCAGTTTCCCCTGTTTCTTCACCCCCAGAATCCCGGAGGCTTGAGAAAAGCTTGAGCATAGCAAGGAGTCGGCATGAGAGCATGAGGAGTTTAGAAAGTTCTACAGAGAGTATAGAGCAGTTGGAGATGTTGCTGGAGGCATACTTTGTTGTCATTGATAGTACCCTAAACAAGTTGACATCG TTGAAAGAGTACATCGATGACACGGAGGATTTCATTAACATTCAGCTG GATAATGTCCGAAACCAACTTATCCAATTTGAGCTTCTACTCACAACAGCAACCTTTGTCGTTGCCATATTTGGAGTGGTAGCAGGTATATTTGGCATGAATTTTGCTATACCATTGTTTGATGACGCAGGTGCATTTAAGTGGGTCCTCGTTGTTACTGGAGTGGCTGGAATCTCCATATTTTGTGCATTTGTCTGGTTCTTCAAGTACAGAAGACTCATGCCGCTGTAG
- the LOC110613534 gene encoding probable folate-biopterin transporter 3 isoform X1, which produces MEESQIEKSPNEEFLRLMLRPLHWFKMLGQELHWSFVLGVVIVYGISQGLGVGLSKVSTQYYMKDEQKVQPSEAQVYFGLLQIPWIIKPLWGLLTDTLPILGYRRRPYFVFAGFLSMIAMLVVSLQKNLHLAFAMLSLMAGSAGIAIADVTIDACVTQNSISHPSLAGDMQSLCGFSSSIGALVGFSLSGFLVHIVGPKGVFGLLSIPAGLVILVGIMLRESRAHRLAYRGVNEKFLDAGKAMWTTLKCREVWRPCLYMYLSLAVSLHIHEGMFYWYTDAKGGPSFSQEVVGSIFSIGAVGSLCGVLIYQNLLKNHPFRDLLFWSQLLYGVSGLLDLILVLRINLRIGLPDYLFVVIDEAISRMIGRIKWMPLLVLSSKLCPAGIEGTFFALLMSIDHVGMLSSTWAGGLLLHVLKVTRTRFENLWMAILIRSILRMVPIGLLFLIPRSDPNLAILPAEMLKTKKGDDMLENGNLEMASLVDSS; this is translated from the exons ATGGAGGAATCCCAGATAGAAAAGAGTCCAAACGAGGAATTTTTGAGGCTGATGTTGAGGCCACTGCACTGGTTCAAAATGCTGGGTCAAGAGCTGCATTGGAGCTTTGTCTTAGGAGTGGTGATAGTTTATGGGATCAGTCAAGGGCTTGGCGTGGGCTTGAGCAAAGTCAGTACTCAGTACTACATGAAGGATGAGCAGAAGGTACAGCCCTCTGAAGCACAGGTCTACTTTGGTTTACTTCAAATTCCTTGGATTATCAAGCCTCTGTGGGGTCTTCTTACTGATACTCTTCCTATTCTTGGTTACCGCAGGCGGCCTTATTTCGTTTTTGCAG GTTTTCTTAGCATGATCGCTATGCTTGTGGTATCATTACAGAAGAACTTGCATCTCGCATTTGCTATGCTGTCTTTAATGGCAGGAAGTGCTGGAATAGCTATAGCAGATGTGACAATTGATGCGTGTGTGACACAGAACAGCATAAGTCATCCTTCTCTAGCTGGTGATATGCAAAGCTTGTGTGGATTCAGCTCTTCCATAGGGGCACTTGTGGGATTCTCACTCAGTGGCTTTTTGGTTCACATAGTTGGTCCTAAG GGGGTATTTGGTTTGCTCAGTATCCCAGCAGGCCTGGTCATTTTGGTTGGCATAATGCTGAGAGAATCTCGTGCACATAGACTTGCTTACAGAGGG GTAAATGAGAAATTTCTGGATGCTGGTAAAGCTATGTGGACAACACTCAAATGTCGGGAAGTATGGAGGCCTTGTTTATACATGTACTTGTCTCTTGCAGTGAGCTTACACATTCATGAAGGAATGTTCTATTGGTATACTGATGCAAAGGGAGGTCCATCTTTCTCACAG GAGGTTGTTGGGTCCATATTCTCAATAGGAGCAGTTGGCTCCCTCTGTGGTGTGCTTATCTACCAAAATTTGTTAAAGAATCATCCTTTTCGAGACTTGCTTTTCTGGTCTCAGTTGCTGTATGGTGTCTCAGGACTCCTAGATCTGATACTGGTCTTGCGTATCAACTTGAGAATCGGTTTACCTGATTATCTttttgttgtgatagatgaagCCATTTCTCGAATGATTGGACGTATTAAATGGATGCCTCTTCTCGTGCTTAGTTCCAAGCTTTGCCCTGCAGGCATAGAGGGCACTTTCTTTGCTTTGCTCATGTCAATTGATCATGTTGGTATGCTTTCATCAACTTGGGCAGGAGGTCTCTTGCTCCATGTCTTGAAGGTTACACGAACGCGATTTGAGAACCTCTGGATGGCCATTTTGATCCGGAGCATATTGAGAATGGTTCCAATCGGCCTGCTGTTTCTGATACCCAGAAGCGATCCTAACTTAGCCATCCTTCCAGCAGAGATGTTGAAGACGAAAAAAGGGGATGATATGCTTGAAAATGGAAATCTTGAAATGGCCTCCCTTGTTGATAGCTCTTGA
- the LOC110612776 gene encoding chaperone protein dnaJ 8, chloroplastic isoform X1 has translation MASAAVGMIGSNGCAGSSSSSWFQIKNRRKKNINMGKNRVRFLCVSSSSSVMDPYKTLRIQPGASESEVRKAFRQLALQYHPDVCRESNSSVKFTMINEAYDIVMSSLRGEADESQMSSSSYEPYDEDEPMRGMNDPDWDMWEEWMGWEGAGIRDYTSHINPYI, from the exons ATGGCTTCTGCTGCTGTTGGAATGATTGGAAGCAATGGCTGTGCTggttcttcttcatcttcttggtttcagaTCAAGAACAGGAGAAAGAAGAACATCAATATGGGGAAAAACAGAGTCAGATTTCTCTGtgtttcttcttcatcttctgtGATGGATCCTTACAAAACACTTAGGATCCAGCCTGGTGCTTCTGAATCCGAGGTCAGGAAGGCCTTCAGACAGCTTGCTTTGCAG TATCATCCTGATGTATGCAGAGAAAGCAATTCCAGTGTGAAGTTCACTATGATTAATGAAGCCTATGAT ATTGTGATGAGTAGTTTGAGAGGAGAAGCAGATGAATCACAAATGTCCTCATCATCATATGAGCCGTACGATGAAGATGAGCCTATGAGAGGAATGAACGACCCAGATTGGGACATGTGGGAAGAGTGGATGGGATGGGAAGGAGCTGGAATCAGAGACTACACATCCCACATTAATCCTTACATTTga
- the LOC110613160 gene encoding aspartyl protease family protein At5g10770 isoform X1, with protein MEEARPVLPLKQALLVLLLTVAANGVQCFPEKKVLSFQEWQWKQEGYTSSCLSQKSKWEKGATILEMKHRDSCSGKITDWNKKLQESLILDKFRVQSLQSRIKKIVYDNVIDSVDSQVPLVSGVRLQTLNYIVTVGLGGRNMTVIVDTGSDLTWVQCQPCNLCYNQQGPLFNPSMSSSYQKVLCNSSTCQSLEFATGNSGVCGSNPPTCNYVVNYGDGSYTRGELGTEQLNLGTTLVNNFIFGCGRNNKGLFGGASGLMGLGRSDLSLISQSSAIFGGVFSYCLPNTAAEDSGSLILGGNFSVYKNTTPISYTKMIPNPQLPTFYFLNLTGVSVGGVALQSPSFGQSGILIDSGTVITRLPPSVYRILKAEFLKQFSGFPSAPPFSILDACFNLSGYQEVDIPTVKLQFEGNAELNVDVTGIFYFVKTDASQVCLALASLSFEDEIPILGNYQQRNQRVIYNTKEFKLGFAAEICSFN; from the exons ATGGAAGAAGCAAGACCTGTTTTGCCACTGAAACAAGCTCTTCTTGTTCTTCTCCTCACTGTTGCTGCTAATGGAGTTCAATGTTTTCCAGAGAAGAAAGTCCTCAGCTTTCAGGAATGGCAATGGAAACAAGAGGGCTATACTTCAAGTTGTCTCTCCCAGAAATCAA AATGGGAGAAGGGTGCAACAATACTGGAAATGAAGCACAGAGATTCCTGCTCAGGAAAGATTACTGACTGGAACAAGAAGCTACAGGAAAGCTTGATTCTTGACAAGTTTAGAGTTCAATCACTTCAATCTCGAATAAAAAAGATTGTTTATGACAACGTTATAGATTCTGTAGATAGTCAAGTCCCATTAGTTTCTGGTGTAAGACTTCAGACATTGAACTACATTGTTACAGTgggtttaggcggccgaaacatGACAGTTATTGTAGACACAGGAAGTGATTTAACATGGGTTCAATGTCAACCTTGCAACTTATGTTATAATCAGCAAGGTCCTCTTTTCAACCCTTCAATGTCCTCTTCATACCAAAAAGTTTTATGTAATTCATCAACTTGCCAATCCCTGGAATTTGCAACTGGGAATTCAGGAGTCTGTGGAAGCAACCCACCAACCTGCAACTATGTTGTTAACTATGGTGATGGGTCCTATACCCGCGGCGAGCTCGGAACAGAGCAGCTCAATTTAGGAACCACTCTTGTCAATAATTTCATATTTGGATGTGGCAGGAATAATAAAGGTCTGTTTGGAGGGGCTTCAGGTCTTATGGGATTAGGGAGGAGTGATCTTTCATTGATTTCTCAATCTTCTGCAATTTTTGGAGGAGTTTTTTCTTATTGTTTGCCAAATACTGCTGCcgaagattcaggctcattaaTCTTGGGTGGAAATTTTTCAGTTTACAAGAATACAACTCCCATTTCTTATACTAAAATGATACCCAATCCACAGCTACCCACCTTCTATTTTCTCAACTTAACTGGTGTAAGTGTTGGTGGGGTGGCTTTACAATCGCCATCCTTTGGTCAAAGTGGAATACTGATTGATTCAGGGACAGTGATTACCAGGCTTCCTCCTTCAGTGTACAGGATTCTGAAAGCAGAGTTTCTGAAACAATTTTCTGGATTTCCTTCTGCACCGCCATTTTCGATCTTGGATGCTTGTTTTAACCTCAGCGGATACCAAGAAGTTGATATTCCTACTGTAAAATTGCAGTTTGAAGGAAATGCTGAGCTGAATGTTGATGTAACTGGGATTTTCTATTTTGTGAAGACTGATGCATCTCAAGTCTGTCTAGCTCTTGCTAGTCTCTCATTTGAAGATGAGATTCCCATACTAGGAAATTATCAGCAGAGAAATCAAAGGGTTATATATAATACCAAGGAGTTCAAGTTAGGATTTGCTGCAGAAATATGCAGTTTCAACTGA
- the LOC110612776 gene encoding chaperone protein dnaJ 8, chloroplastic isoform X2: MASAAVGMIGSNGCAGSSSSSWFQIKNRRKKNINMGKNRVRFLCVSSSSSVMDPYKTLRIQPGASESEVRKAFRQLALQIVMSSLRGEADESQMSSSSYEPYDEDEPMRGMNDPDWDMWEEWMGWEGAGIRDYTSHINPYI, from the exons ATGGCTTCTGCTGCTGTTGGAATGATTGGAAGCAATGGCTGTGCTggttcttcttcatcttcttggtttcagaTCAAGAACAGGAGAAAGAAGAACATCAATATGGGGAAAAACAGAGTCAGATTTCTCTGtgtttcttcttcatcttctgtGATGGATCCTTACAAAACACTTAGGATCCAGCCTGGTGCTTCTGAATCCGAGGTCAGGAAGGCCTTCAGACAGCTTGCTTTGCAG ATTGTGATGAGTAGTTTGAGAGGAGAAGCAGATGAATCACAAATGTCCTCATCATCATATGAGCCGTACGATGAAGATGAGCCTATGAGAGGAATGAACGACCCAGATTGGGACATGTGGGAAGAGTGGATGGGATGGGAAGGAGCTGGAATCAGAGACTACACATCCCACATTAATCCTTACATTTga
- the LOC110613534 gene encoding probable folate-biopterin transporter 3 isoform X2, which produces MSRRRPYFVFAGFLSMIAMLVVSLQKNLHLAFAMLSLMAGSAGIAIADVTIDACVTQNSISHPSLAGDMQSLCGFSSSIGALVGFSLSGFLVHIVGPKGVFGLLSIPAGLVILVGIMLRESRAHRLAYRGVNEKFLDAGKAMWTTLKCREVWRPCLYMYLSLAVSLHIHEGMFYWYTDAKGGPSFSQEVVGSIFSIGAVGSLCGVLIYQNLLKNHPFRDLLFWSQLLYGVSGLLDLILVLRINLRIGLPDYLFVVIDEAISRMIGRIKWMPLLVLSSKLCPAGIEGTFFALLMSIDHVGMLSSTWAGGLLLHVLKVTRTRFENLWMAILIRSILRMVPIGLLFLIPRSDPNLAILPAEMLKTKKGDDMLENGNLEMASLVDSS; this is translated from the exons ATGAGCAGAAG GCGGCCTTATTTCGTTTTTGCAG GTTTTCTTAGCATGATCGCTATGCTTGTGGTATCATTACAGAAGAACTTGCATCTCGCATTTGCTATGCTGTCTTTAATGGCAGGAAGTGCTGGAATAGCTATAGCAGATGTGACAATTGATGCGTGTGTGACACAGAACAGCATAAGTCATCCTTCTCTAGCTGGTGATATGCAAAGCTTGTGTGGATTCAGCTCTTCCATAGGGGCACTTGTGGGATTCTCACTCAGTGGCTTTTTGGTTCACATAGTTGGTCCTAAG GGGGTATTTGGTTTGCTCAGTATCCCAGCAGGCCTGGTCATTTTGGTTGGCATAATGCTGAGAGAATCTCGTGCACATAGACTTGCTTACAGAGGG GTAAATGAGAAATTTCTGGATGCTGGTAAAGCTATGTGGACAACACTCAAATGTCGGGAAGTATGGAGGCCTTGTTTATACATGTACTTGTCTCTTGCAGTGAGCTTACACATTCATGAAGGAATGTTCTATTGGTATACTGATGCAAAGGGAGGTCCATCTTTCTCACAG GAGGTTGTTGGGTCCATATTCTCAATAGGAGCAGTTGGCTCCCTCTGTGGTGTGCTTATCTACCAAAATTTGTTAAAGAATCATCCTTTTCGAGACTTGCTTTTCTGGTCTCAGTTGCTGTATGGTGTCTCAGGACTCCTAGATCTGATACTGGTCTTGCGTATCAACTTGAGAATCGGTTTACCTGATTATCTttttgttgtgatagatgaagCCATTTCTCGAATGATTGGACGTATTAAATGGATGCCTCTTCTCGTGCTTAGTTCCAAGCTTTGCCCTGCAGGCATAGAGGGCACTTTCTTTGCTTTGCTCATGTCAATTGATCATGTTGGTATGCTTTCATCAACTTGGGCAGGAGGTCTCTTGCTCCATGTCTTGAAGGTTACACGAACGCGATTTGAGAACCTCTGGATGGCCATTTTGATCCGGAGCATATTGAGAATGGTTCCAATCGGCCTGCTGTTTCTGATACCCAGAAGCGATCCTAACTTAGCCATCCTTCCAGCAGAGATGTTGAAGACGAAAAAAGGGGATGATATGCTTGAAAATGGAAATCTTGAAATGGCCTCCCTTGTTGATAGCTCTTGA
- the LOC110613160 gene encoding aspartyl protease family protein At5g10770 isoform X2 has translation MFSREESPQLSGMAMETRGLYFKLSLPEIKICNSFHALWETTIIEWEKGATILEMKHRDSCSGKITDWNKKLQESLILDKFRVQSLQSRIKKIVYDNVIDSVDSQVPLVSGVRLQTLNYIVTVGLGGRNMTVIVDTGSDLTWVQCQPCNLCYNQQGPLFNPSMSSSYQKVLCNSSTCQSLEFATGNSGVCGSNPPTCNYVVNYGDGSYTRGELGTEQLNLGTTLVNNFIFGCGRNNKGLFGGASGLMGLGRSDLSLISQSSAIFGGVFSYCLPNTAAEDSGSLILGGNFSVYKNTTPISYTKMIPNPQLPTFYFLNLTGVSVGGVALQSPSFGQSGILIDSGTVITRLPPSVYRILKAEFLKQFSGFPSAPPFSILDACFNLSGYQEVDIPTVKLQFEGNAELNVDVTGIFYFVKTDASQVCLALASLSFEDEIPILGNYQQRNQRVIYNTKEFKLGFAAEICSFN, from the exons ATGTTTTCCAGAGAAGAAAGTCCTCAGCTTTCAGGAATGGCAATGGAAACAAGAGGGCTATACTTCAAGTTGTCTCTCCCAGAAATCAA GATCTGTAACTCCTTTCATGCTTTATGGGAAACAACCATCATTG AATGGGAGAAGGGTGCAACAATACTGGAAATGAAGCACAGAGATTCCTGCTCAGGAAAGATTACTGACTGGAACAAGAAGCTACAGGAAAGCTTGATTCTTGACAAGTTTAGAGTTCAATCACTTCAATCTCGAATAAAAAAGATTGTTTATGACAACGTTATAGATTCTGTAGATAGTCAAGTCCCATTAGTTTCTGGTGTAAGACTTCAGACATTGAACTACATTGTTACAGTgggtttaggcggccgaaacatGACAGTTATTGTAGACACAGGAAGTGATTTAACATGGGTTCAATGTCAACCTTGCAACTTATGTTATAATCAGCAAGGTCCTCTTTTCAACCCTTCAATGTCCTCTTCATACCAAAAAGTTTTATGTAATTCATCAACTTGCCAATCCCTGGAATTTGCAACTGGGAATTCAGGAGTCTGTGGAAGCAACCCACCAACCTGCAACTATGTTGTTAACTATGGTGATGGGTCCTATACCCGCGGCGAGCTCGGAACAGAGCAGCTCAATTTAGGAACCACTCTTGTCAATAATTTCATATTTGGATGTGGCAGGAATAATAAAGGTCTGTTTGGAGGGGCTTCAGGTCTTATGGGATTAGGGAGGAGTGATCTTTCATTGATTTCTCAATCTTCTGCAATTTTTGGAGGAGTTTTTTCTTATTGTTTGCCAAATACTGCTGCcgaagattcaggctcattaaTCTTGGGTGGAAATTTTTCAGTTTACAAGAATACAACTCCCATTTCTTATACTAAAATGATACCCAATCCACAGCTACCCACCTTCTATTTTCTCAACTTAACTGGTGTAAGTGTTGGTGGGGTGGCTTTACAATCGCCATCCTTTGGTCAAAGTGGAATACTGATTGATTCAGGGACAGTGATTACCAGGCTTCCTCCTTCAGTGTACAGGATTCTGAAAGCAGAGTTTCTGAAACAATTTTCTGGATTTCCTTCTGCACCGCCATTTTCGATCTTGGATGCTTGTTTTAACCTCAGCGGATACCAAGAAGTTGATATTCCTACTGTAAAATTGCAGTTTGAAGGAAATGCTGAGCTGAATGTTGATGTAACTGGGATTTTCTATTTTGTGAAGACTGATGCATCTCAAGTCTGTCTAGCTCTTGCTAGTCTCTCATTTGAAGATGAGATTCCCATACTAGGAAATTATCAGCAGAGAAATCAAAGGGTTATATATAATACCAAGGAGTTCAAGTTAGGATTTGCTGCAGAAATATGCAGTTTCAACTGA
- the LOC110613535 gene encoding trafficking protein particle complex subunit 2 isoform X2, translating to MATTACFIIVSRNDIPIYEAEVGSAAKREDAAQLHQFILHAALDIVQDLAWTTSAMFLKAIDKFNDLVVSVYVTAGHTRFMLLHNPHNDDGIKNFFQEVHELYIKILLNPLYLPGSRITSSHFNTKVRALARKYL from the exons ATGGCAACTACAGCCTGCTTTATCATAGTGAGCAGAAACGATATTCCTATATATGAAGCTGAAGTTGGATCTGCCGCCAAA AGAGAAGATGCTGCTCAGCTGCATCAATTTATACTGCATGCAGCTCTGGATATTGTCCAGGATCTGGCATGGACCACTAGTGCCAT GTTCTTGAAAGCAATTGACAAGTTTAATGATCTGGTAGTATCAGTTTATGTTACAGCTGGTC ATACACGATTTATGCTACTTCACAATCCTCACAATGATGATGGAATCAAGAACTTTTTTCAAGAGGTTCATGAGCTCTATATAAAG ATTCTTCTCAATCCCCTCTACTTACCTGGTTCTCGCATTACATCATCACATTTTAACACTAAAGTTCGTGCACTTGCAAGAAAATATCTCTAG
- the LOC110613535 gene encoding trafficking protein particle complex subunit 2 isoform X1, with translation MPEVYGSSASKRSPSSSSRFAAESRLLEARVLKTHTLQEMATTACFIIVSRNDIPIYEAEVGSAAKREDAAQLHQFILHAALDIVQDLAWTTSAMFLKAIDKFNDLVVSVYVTAGHTRFMLLHNPHNDDGIKNFFQEVHELYIKILLNPLYLPGSRITSSHFNTKVRALARKYL, from the exons ATGCCCGAAGTCTACGGATCATCTGCATCGAagagatctccatcatcttCCAGTCGTTTTGCTGCAGAGAGTAGACTCCTCGAGGCTCGAGTATTGAAGACACATACATTACAAG AGATGGCAACTACAGCCTGCTTTATCATAGTGAGCAGAAACGATATTCCTATATATGAAGCTGAAGTTGGATCTGCCGCCAAA AGAGAAGATGCTGCTCAGCTGCATCAATTTATACTGCATGCAGCTCTGGATATTGTCCAGGATCTGGCATGGACCACTAGTGCCAT GTTCTTGAAAGCAATTGACAAGTTTAATGATCTGGTAGTATCAGTTTATGTTACAGCTGGTC ATACACGATTTATGCTACTTCACAATCCTCACAATGATGATGGAATCAAGAACTTTTTTCAAGAGGTTCATGAGCTCTATATAAAG ATTCTTCTCAATCCCCTCTACTTACCTGGTTCTCGCATTACATCATCACATTTTAACACTAAAGTTCGTGCACTTGCAAGAAAATATCTCTAG